The window GATTCGTTTTATTTCCCTATTTGACACTTCTACTTGTCCActtgtttgtgggtgatatggaGTAGCTATCCTATGTGTGACACCATAGTGTTTAAGTACCTTTGCAAAATGCCAATTTTTAAAATGGGAGCCCCCGGCACTAATAATAGTTCGAGGGATTCTGTGTCTAGAAAATAtgttatttttaacaaatttacaaACAACACTATGGTCTTTCGTGCGTGTAGCCTCGGCTTCGACCCATTTTGATACATAATCAACGACTACAAGAATGTATAGATTGCTAAAAGAAATGGGGAACGGACCCATGAAATCAATGCCCCATACATCAAAATTTTCAACTACTAAAATTGGGGTCATCGGCATCATGTCCCGTCTTGAGATCCCCCCAACTTGTTGGCAACGAATACAAGCTTTAACGAATGTATGTGCATCTTTAAAAATAGAGGGCCATAAAAAAACCGCTTTGTAGAACCCGATGCCCTATCTTTTTGGCACTAAAATGCCCTCCATATGCATATGAATGACCATGTTTGAGAATATCTTTTTGCTCTGTATGTGGTACACATCGCCTAATCACTTGATCTGCTCCAATTTTGAAAAGATCCGGGTCCTCCCATATGTAGTAGTATTTTGTTTGAGAGTGGAAGAACCTCCTTTGTTGAGCATTCCAATAAGATTGAGTTTCCCCTGTCACAAAGTAATTCACTAAATTAGCAAACCATGGTATAGTTTTGACAGCAAGAATATGCTCATCCGGAAAATTTACTTGAATAACTTCCATTGAATTATAATTATTAGTTATTCTAGATAAATCATCTGCCACAACATTTTCGGAACCCTTTTTGTCCCGAATTTCAAGATCAATCTCTTGAAGACGAAGGATCCTTCTTATGAGACGTGGTTTGGCATCCTTCTTTTCCAAAAGGTGGTGAATGGCACTATGGTCGGTAAAAATTACAACTTTAGATCCCCATATGTAAGATCTAAATTTGTCAAGTGCAAACACGACCGCAAGCAACTCTTTTTTGGTAGTAGTGTAATGCAATTATGCATCCGAAAAAGTTTTACTCGCATAACAAATTGCAACGGGTTTTTTATTCACCCGTTGTCCCAAAACTGCCCCTACCGCGTAATCACTCCCATCACACATAATTTCTAAGGGTAAAGTCCAATCGGGTGATTGAAAGATAGGGGCTTCAAAAAGTTTGTTCTTTAATGTGGTAAAATATTCGAGACATGCTTTATCAAAGGAAAATGGTGCGTCTTTTAAAAGTAAATTACAAAGAGGTTTTGAGATTGCActaaaatccttaataaatcttcgATAAAAGTCGGCATGCCCAAGAAAAGAAAGGACGCCTTTTACCGAAGTGGGTGGGGGAAGAGTAGAAATAATTTGTACTTTGGCCCGGTCGACTTCAAAACCACGCTCGGAGACAACATGGCCAAGTACAATTCCCTCCTTTACCATGAAATGACTCTTCTCCCAACTTAAAACCAAATTAGACTcgatacaatgttttaaaactttttctAATTGGTCTAAGCATGTATCAAAAGATGATCCAAAAATAGAAAAATCATCCATGAAAATTTCTAATGCATCCCCCACCATGTCTGAAAAAATAGCCATCATACATCTTTGAAATGTGGCAGGGGCATTACACAAGTCGAATGGCATCCTTCGGAAAGCAAAGGTGCCATATGGACACGTGAATGTCATTTTGGATTGATCCTCGGGGTGGATGGCAATTTGATTATACCCCGAGTATCCATccaaaaaacaataaaaactttTACCGGACAATTTCTCAAttatttgatcaataaaagggaGAGGGAAATGGTCCTTTGATGTTGCAGCATTGAGTTTGCGATAGTAGATGCAAACTCTCCATCCGGTGACCAGTCTTGTTGAGATCTTCTCTCCATCTTCTGTATCTACCATTGTAATGCCCGATTTCTTTGGCACTGTCTGTGTCGGGCTCACCCAATCACTATCAGATATTGGGTAGATAATACCTGCATCAAGCCATTTCAACACCTCCTTTTTAACAACTTCTCACAGATTCAGGTTAAGCCTTCATTGTGCATCTCTGGATGGCTTTGCTCCAGGTTTAGTGATGATTCGATGCATACATGTGGCTGGACTAATTCCCTTCAATTCTGCTATGGTCCATCCAATTGCTTCCTTGTACTTGGAAAGCACCTTCAATAATGCTTCCTCCTGTGGACCTGTCAAATCAGAAGATATGATAATTGTTAAGTTCTCGTTAGATCCTAAAAAAGAGTATTTAAGATGTGAAGGTAGAGTTTTAAGTTCAAGAGTGGGTGGCTCCTCCAAAGATGGCTTAAGTGGGTCCGAAAAACTTGTTGGCAATTTTTCAACTTGATAACTCCATGGTGGCCTCTCTTGCTCAATAGCATTTTCAAATGCCTCCTCAACCATCTTGATGTCATCCAACTCTAAAACTCCGTCCATGTCATTAGAAAGAAAAAACTCCAACGGATTGGGGTGTAAGATTTTAGGAGTGAATTGATGCACTAAGTCATCAACCACATCCACACGATAATATTCATAATCTGATGGTGAGTTAggaaacatatttaaaatattaattcTAAGTTTCCTATTTCCAAAAGAGATATCCATTGCACCCATTCTACAATTAATTTGTGCATTTATTGTTGCCAAAAACGGACGACCTAAAATAATAGAAGGTTGACTTTCTTTATAAGTGCTCTCGGTGTCAGGCACAAGAAAATCAATTGGGTAATAAAAATCTTCCACCTTAATGATGACATCTGATAATATACCCCGGGGAATTTTGATTGACTTATCGGCCAATCGCAAAATAATATCAGTTTGTTCCAAAGTGCCTAAGTCATGTTGATCAAAAAGATTTCCCGGGATTATATTAACACTAGCTCCAAGATCAAAGAGCGCCTTTTTGATATTAATATTACCTAGGGTAACAGAAACTAAAGGTGCTCCAGGATCCTTAAGCTTGGGTGGAAGTTTATTTGATATTATGGAACTTGCATGCTCGGTTAAGTCAATCTTTTTAGGGAGGTGTGCTTGGAGTTTGCGTTTTTGAACACACCAATCCTTCAAAAATTTAGCATAAGAAGGTACCTCCTTATTAATTTTGACTAACGAGATATTTATTTTAACTTGACTAAATAGATCCCACATGTCTTCCATTTTCGGCCATCGCTTCCCAAAAGGGAAGGATGCCGATTTCTCTAAAGCCGAAGGGTATGGTGCGGTATTAACCTCCACACCATGCTCCCTAATTTTAGAGTCATTTTTACCCTTatcttctttttgttttttcaGATTTAAAATCTTTCTCAAACTCTTCTTTTTCGTCAAAGATGACTTCAGTGTCACTGTCATTATCTAAGGTAGGAGCACTTACCTTGTTGTCAACCTTTTTCCCACTACGCATGGTGATTACCTCGTTCACTTGATGCTCTTTTTCGAGTCTTTGGGTGTGAGATGGGTTGACTGTTGTGGTGCTTGGAAACTTTCCATCTTCTATTTTCCCAATTTGATCTGCCAGTTGAGCAATTTGCTTCTCAATAGCAGATATGGACTTGGAGTTAGTGTCAGTTTTCTGATATGGTTAGGTTATGAACTCCATGATTTTGTCCAACTTGTTGCTATCAGTTTCCCCCTTCTTTGATGTTCCACCTTGGTTAAAGTTGGACTATTGGAACTGTTTTGGTTGATTTTGGTTTTGGTAATTCCCTTGACGGTTGTTGATGTTGAAATTCCCATTGTTGTTGTAGTTCCCGCCTTGGTTGTAGTTCTGATTAAATGATTGTGGATTATTTTGAAATTGACCATAGTCTTGCACTTGATTGATTTCCTCTTGACTCCTCATGCACTCATTTGCAATGTGTCCTGAATCTCCACAGCTTACACATATCTTCTGTCCCTGCGAAAAAAACATACGTTTCTTTTTGCCTAGACTAGAGAGTAGTAAgtcaaattttttatttaaagaaTTAATATCATATTTGACTTCATTTTTCCAGTTTTTGTCTAGTCCAATTGAAGCAACAGATGAAACCGGGTTGTCCTGTTTCTTAGCTGAGCAATTGATTTTCGAACCAAGACTCAACTGCTCCAAGAATCGCCAAGCGTCTTCACTATCTTGCATCATGATAGTGTCGTGCCGCCAGATGAGGCATTAATCATAGTTTGATTGGCAGTGTCGACTCCATCATAAAACAAACGTACAAGTTGCCAATGGGGAAATTCATGATGGGGACATGAGCGCAATAATTCCTTAAGGCGTTCAAATGCATCATGAAATTCTTCATTGGGTTTTTGTGCAAAAtccgatgggttttgagcattctaacacttcctaagtgtacatgcaaccctaataaccttggatctatgtttgtctgattatcatgcaaagttgaattccaagttTATATtcatatctagcatacatggggaacatttttaacttgaatgaaagatagaataacataccttgttgttgcttatgatccttgaaaccttgtgagcctagcaccccaagtgtgatgcctcaaatgcttcacacaacaccaaatgcaaaggagtaaacttttgagagaatcttacacttgcaaaatcggctctagccctcttgtttcttagtctagccaattttggtggatgAGATGGTCTTTATATAtcgtgacacatctagggttacaccatgtaaaccctaatgtgtcatggctcttcatttccatgacccataggtttgtaactcccatggagcatcctatgggtttaacctaacttgataatccatggagcctcttatcccactatacaagttatgtatgatttacataatcaacccatatatttaattagttatcttttgatcacttaattaattctagattaattcttgatcaaactaattaaataatattattaatatattagaacttataatatattaataaaccataagtgttatttctctcattttagtttatccaattgcatggtgccatgcaacccaaatggaccatgccgggtcaggtcaagtacataccagaaatagttatggacttagacaccttatccaacagtctcccacttggataagtctaataactataattgcaagtatgacttcagaaacCGATTggtaatcgtagctctttcaaggtctctcggaattgagaagatgttgatacaccatttaaaataagtgatcatataatcctatgttctagatatcaaccggacaaatacatggaacaatgtcctacttattgtccagcagtttgtttcccgatttctggtttgtttgacaaagaacttaattgaacacatcaacttagttctgaccgggcctggtacataggtcaaaacaaaatcatcgagggtcccagatatcagcttctaatccaagaaggaacagataaactttgactcatatgtttgttctactactcattgaattatacacaaaagcacgttttataacatcgagttaccaatgcatttacgtacaatcaatgcataaccaactcataagtaacaaatcatatctctaggtttgaagacttatatgatattaccgaatcacgatcactcgagataaattccatgaagtgattctagtgagcgtgggttgagtccaatgctcagaacttatgaacactcatgagtgttgtagctagacctggcaatggggcgggtttggagcgaatcgaccttaatccaaacccttttaacaaattccaaaacccgatccaaacccgctccgtaacccgcagggttttgaataatcaaacccatacccttatccaccgaatcaacagatatccaaacccgccccgtaacccgtaggttttttgaataatcaaactcattttacttaaatcataaaatcacatttgtTAAATAGAACAaatgttgatttagaaaacacattatgtactcgaAGAGTTTCAActggaattaaaatcattattgtagttacttCCGATTGTTTTTTGACCATCGATTGCATTGACAAAGAATAGCAATTACAAATTTTCTTCCGACTGataaatgaatttattgatttataaatgaaattggtgattagatgatgaaatataaatgaaatgacatcATGATTCTTCGGAGAAGACTGAACGTCTAGAAGTTGAGTCCTCGAGTCCTATGTAAAACCAGTTTAGTCTTTGGACTTTCGATTGGAATTTAAAGTAAAactaaggaaatataaaatataaatgtacaattctaaaatttatatggggcgggttataaatggagcggatcggtgatgatccatactcgacccttttaataaaagggttagcagGTACAGGTCGTTAACGGGTAATtggatcaaaaactatgctccaaacctgtataattgttaagggtttggatcagatcagggtcaaaacccgctccattgccaggcctagttgtagccatgtccaacaacttagacctctgcaactgatcatgacagtcttgattcatacctacttccgacatatgatcgactgtggaggttcgaataatatgatataccaaacataattattctggaagtcaaaacatgtaaaagaaatatagtaaacgattgacaagagatagcaacactttactcataaataaaacaccttttattcatcatctaatgtcaattacactttacacatttcaaaattatctaactattaaatctaatatcatccttcagccctatgctccgagcatgttggagatgcttaacccgagtcagtcccttcgtgaggggatctgctagattctcatccgatgataccctcttttccacgaggagtccttcttctattcgatgtctgatgaaatggtattttctgttgatgtgtctggatctcccgtgatcccttagttccttggctaaggcaactgcactttcactatcacagaaaatttccattggctccttaatagctggtacaactccaaggtctccaatgaagttgtttagccatattgcctcctttgctgcctcgctagctgctatatactctgattctcaagttgaatcagccactgtctcttgtttggaactcttccaagaaattgctcctccatttaaggtaaagatccagcctgactgagagtggaaattatcccaatcagtctggaagctagcatcactataccctacaactctcaagtcatcactcccaccgaggttaAGAACCCAGtacttagtcctccgtaggt of the Lactuca sativa cultivar Salinas chromosome 6, Lsat_Salinas_v11, whole genome shotgun sequence genome contains:
- the LOC111882806 gene encoding uncharacterized protein LOC111882806, whose translation is MTVTLKSSLTKKKSLRKILNLKKQKEDKGKNDSKIREHGVEVNTAPYPSALEKSASFPFGKRWPKMEDMWDLFSQVKINISLVKINKEVPSYAKFLKDWCVQKRKLQAHLPKKIDLTEHASSIISNKLPPKLKDPGAPLVSVTLGNINIKKALFDLGASVNIIPGNLFDQHDLGTLEQTDIILRLADKSIKIPRGILSDVIIKVEDFYYPIDFLVPDTESTYKESQPSIILGRPFLATINAQINCRMGAMDISFGNRKLRINILNMFPNSPSDYEYYRVDVVDDLVHQFTPKILHPNPLEFFLSNDMDGVLELDDIKMVEEAFENAIEQERPPWSYQVEKLPTSFSDPLKPSLEEPPTLELKTLPSHLKYSFLGSNENLTIIISSDLTGPQEEALLKVLSKYKEAIGWTIAELKGISPATCMHRIITKPGAKPSRDAQ